From the genome of bacterium, one region includes:
- the rpmH gene encoding 50S ribosomal protein L34 → MSRTYQPKKRKRARTHGFLKRSRTFGGRRVLRKRRQKGRAKLTK, encoded by the coding sequence ATGTCAAGAACATATCAACCTAAAAAAAGAAAAAGGGCAAGAACGCACGGGTTCTTGAAGCGCTCGCGGACATTCGGCGGACGCCGCGTGCTGCGGAAGCGCCGTCAGAAAGGACGCGCAAAGCTGACGAAATAG
- a CDS encoding ATP-binding protein, which translates to MDDQKQLENVIAPPALEVSPNYLRIGNKFAKTMFLFTYPRYLSSGWFSPVINFPDLLDISIFIHPVDTALALKNLRKKSAQIQSQINEAQEKGMVRDPMLETALQDVETLRDSLQQSQENLFDAGVYVTFYAESVEMLGKLESQITSMFESRMVYAKPSTFQQVEGWRSVLPLGQDALRIWTPLNTAPISSFFPFASANLTSEEGILYGVNQHNNTLIIFDRFSLENANMVIFAKSGAGKSYTTKLEALRLLMLGTDVIIIDPENEYENLSKTVGGSFFKISLASEHHINPFDIPIIPEGEDPSDVLKSHVVNLTGLLKLMLGALTPQEDALLDRAITETYAARDIVAGKDFSAATVPLLEDLEIVLRGVEGGVNIAERLYKFTKGSYAGFTNKATNIDVKNRLIVFSIRDLEEELRPVAMYMILNFIWNLIKAELKKRVLIIDEAWWMMKNQDSAVFLFGLVKRARKYFLGVTTITQDVEDFLLSPYGRPIITNSSLQILLKQAPAMVDLIGKTFNLTEGEKNFLIQVSVGQGLFVAGLQHAAIQIVASYLEDKIVTTKPEELLEQRRAA; encoded by the coding sequence ATGGACGATCAAAAACAACTGGAAAATGTCATCGCGCCGCCGGCGCTTGAGGTAAGCCCGAACTATCTCCGCATCGGCAACAAGTTTGCGAAGACGATGTTTCTTTTTACCTACCCGCGCTATCTTTCCTCGGGTTGGTTTTCCCCGGTCATCAATTTCCCCGACCTTTTGGATATTTCCATTTTTATTCATCCGGTTGATACCGCGCTGGCGCTCAAAAATCTCCGCAAAAAGTCCGCGCAGATTCAATCGCAAATTAACGAAGCGCAAGAAAAGGGGATGGTGCGCGACCCCATGCTTGAAACCGCGCTACAGGATGTTGAAACATTGCGCGACTCGCTCCAACAATCGCAGGAAAATCTTTTTGATGCCGGCGTTTACGTGACGTTCTATGCCGAATCGGTTGAGATGCTCGGGAAGCTTGAGTCCCAAATCACCTCCATGTTTGAAAGTCGCATGGTGTATGCCAAACCCTCCACATTCCAGCAGGTGGAAGGGTGGCGCTCGGTGCTTCCGCTTGGCCAGGACGCGCTGCGCATCTGGACGCCTTTGAATACTGCGCCTATTTCATCGTTTTTCCCGTTCGCTTCGGCAAACCTCACTTCCGAAGAAGGCATTTTGTACGGCGTGAACCAACACAACAATACCCTAATCATTTTTGACCGCTTCTCGCTTGAAAACGCGAACATGGTCATCTTTGCAAAGTCCGGCGCAGGAAAATCATACACTACAAAACTGGAGGCGCTGCGTCTTTTGATGCTTGGCACTGACGTCATCATCATTGACCCGGAAAATGAATATGAGAACCTAAGCAAAACCGTCGGTGGGAGTTTCTTTAAAATCTCGCTGGCGTCCGAACACCACATCAATCCGTTTGATATTCCGATTATTCCCGAGGGGGAGGACCCGTCGGATGTGTTGAAGTCCCACGTCGTGAACCTCACAGGTCTTTTGAAGCTCATGTTGGGCGCGCTCACACCACAGGAAGACGCGCTTTTGGATCGCGCGATTACCGAAACATACGCTGCGCGCGATATTGTCGCGGGTAAAGATTTTTCCGCCGCCACAGTCCCACTCTTAGAAGACTTGGAGATTGTACTCCGCGGTGTTGAAGGGGGAGTAAACATCGCCGAGCGGCTCTACAAGTTCACAAAAGGAAGTTACGCGGGGTTCACCAATAAAGCCACAAATATTGACGTCAAAAACCGCTTAATTGTGTTTTCCATCCGCGACCTTGAAGAAGAGCTCCGTCCGGTTGCGATGTATATGATTTTGAATTTCATTTGGAACCTTATTAAAGCCGAGCTTAAAAAGCGCGTGCTTATCATTGATGAGGCGTGGTGGATGATGAAAAATCAGGACAGCGCCGTATTCCTTTTCGGACTCGTGAAACGCGCGCGTAAGTACTTCCTTGGCGTGACCACCATCACGCAGGACGTGGAAGATTTCTTGCTCTCACCGTATGGCCGCCCCATCATCACCAACTCATCGCTCCAAATTCTCTTAAAGCAAGCGCCGGCAATGGTTGACCTCATTGGAAAAACATTCAACCTCACCGAGGGGGAAAAGAATTTCTTGATCCAAGTCAGCGTCGGGCAAGGACTTTTCGTTGCCGGATTACAGCATGCCGCCATTCAAATTGTTGCGTCATATCTTGAAGACAAAATTGTCACAACGAAGCCGGAGGAGTTGCTGGAGCAGCGGCGGGCGGCGTAA
- a CDS encoding YidC/Oxa1 family membrane protein insertase, whose amino-acid sequence MSSLFHSIFYQPLFNGLVFFYNTIAFRDVGLAIILLTIAIRFILFPLFYKSFKNQAIMQKIQPELKKIQHEHKENKERQAQAMMELYRQHNVNPFSSFLLLFAQLPVLIALYQVFLKGFADTALVDLYAFIANPGHMNTVSLGLIDLGKRSILIVVLAAIVQYYQGLASVPKQDGSAQDIARKMVFLGPVLTVMVLFTLPAAVGLYWLTASVFSLVQQIYINKSVYGSNTQQDQKIT is encoded by the coding sequence ATGTCCTCCCTCTTTCACTCCATCTTCTACCAACCACTGTTTAACGGGCTCGTGTTTTTCTATAACACCATCGCCTTTCGTGATGTCGGTTTGGCGATTATTTTGCTCACCATCGCGATCCGTTTCATTCTTTTCCCATTGTTCTATAAAAGTTTTAAAAATCAGGCAATCATGCAGAAAATTCAGCCCGAGCTGAAGAAAATTCAGCATGAGCACAAAGAGAATAAAGAGCGTCAGGCGCAGGCGATGATGGAGCTGTATCGTCAACACAACGTGAACCCATTCTCAAGCTTCTTGTTGCTTTTTGCTCAACTTCCGGTGCTGATCGCGCTTTACCAAGTATTTTTAAAAGGATTCGCAGACACGGCGCTTGTGGATCTCTATGCATTCATCGCAAACCCGGGACACATGAACACGGTGTCGCTGGGCTTGATTGATTTAGGAAAGCGCAGTATACTCATTGTAGTTTTGGCAGCGATTGTGCAGTACTACCAAGGACTTGCAAGCGTGCCAAAACAAGACGGAAGCGCCCAGGATATAGCGCGGAAAATGGTGTTCTTGGGGCCGGTGCTGACGGTGATGGTACTCTTCACGCTTCCGGCGGCAGTGGGACTTTACTGGCTTACTGCGTCCGTGTTTTCGCTCGTGCAGCAGATATATATCAACAAAAGCGTATATGGAAGTAATACTCAACAGGACCAAAAAATTACTTGA
- a CDS encoding PrgI family protein has protein sequence MQYQVPQFIETEDKIIGPLTLKQFIIACAGTFAIIILYLVFTTFLWIMVSAVIATVTVILAFVQYNGRPIISFIGSALNYFFRPRLFVWKRKEELAELRMKEAEKSSPLQRLLLNLTTGVGAIAGRSSSGTVRIPSGAEERFQVVKKATGEQRAVRRVDYR, from the coding sequence ATGCAATACCAAGTCCCACAATTTATTGAAACGGAAGATAAGATCATCGGGCCATTAACGCTAAAGCAATTCATTATTGCCTGCGCGGGTACGTTTGCCATTATTATTCTCTACCTCGTATTCACCACCTTCCTCTGGATTATGGTTTCCGCCGTCATCGCTACCGTGACGGTTATCCTTGCGTTTGTTCAATATAATGGCCGACCAATTATTTCATTCATCGGTTCCGCGCTCAACTACTTCTTCCGTCCGCGATTGTTTGTTTGGAAACGCAAAGAAGAGCTCGCGGAACTGCGCATGAAAGAAGCCGAGAAGTCCTCACCGTTGCAGCGTTTATTGCTCAACCTCACAACCGGCGTCGGCGCCATTGCCGGCCGCTCATCATCCGGCACGGTCCGTATTCCGAGCGGTGCGGAGGAACGATTTCAGGTAGTAAAGAAAGCAACGGGGGAGCAAAGAGCGGTGCGGCGCGTTGATTATCGTTAA
- a CDS encoding pilin — protein MTTVFLKLFSATAHAQNAEYTLNYKFPGQEQVISNPSQYVNTLFQFGLGIVGLVALGFVVYGGIRYILSAGNPSQLSDARSQMLSAIIGIGLLSSAYLILNEINPELLNLSALETNPLLKELKPGVAFNYAFLKGEWDKAGAGLAGIQAHMDDIKKRDTAAYKAALSQMSDAQRLTYFKGLDPIAQKNFVVTLSALGIPFGGLVTQLNTNETTGTYESMQGSSEQTAFLHKLTPTQTTALYYNYDAQHQKYLLAQMSDAQYTPLYNNFLAEDKAAAAEGKESNHARDFLQQVSGYYDNDLRTHIVVEIYKNTADGDKPKFLTALRAIDSNLASNISVALSDDE, from the coding sequence ATGACTACTGTGTTTTTAAAGTTGTTCTCCGCGACTGCCCACGCCCAAAACGCCGAGTACACATTAAATTACAAATTCCCGGGCCAGGAGCAGGTTATTTCGAACCCTTCGCAGTATGTAAACACGCTTTTTCAGTTCGGTTTGGGCATTGTCGGGTTGGTCGCGTTAGGATTTGTTGTATACGGCGGCATCCGGTATATCCTTTCGGCCGGAAATCCGTCACAACTTTCCGATGCCAGAAGCCAGATGCTTTCGGCAATCATCGGCATAGGCCTCCTCTCCTCGGCGTATCTTATCCTTAACGAAATCAACCCTGAGCTTCTGAATTTGTCGGCGCTGGAAACTAATCCGTTATTAAAAGAATTAAAACCGGGAGTTGCGTTTAATTATGCTTTTCTCAAAGGAGAATGGGATAAGGCTGGCGCAGGCCTTGCTGGAATCCAGGCGCATATGGACGATATTAAAAAACGCGATACCGCGGCGTACAAAGCGGCTCTTTCTCAGATGTCCGATGCGCAGCGCCTTACATACTTCAAAGGGTTAGACCCGATTGCGCAAAAAAATTTCGTTGTAACGCTTTCGGCTTTAGGAATTCCGTTTGGCGGGCTTGTTACACAACTAAACACCAATGAAACAACTGGGACTTATGAGAGTATGCAGGGGAGTTCCGAGCAGACAGCTTTTCTGCACAAGCTTACTCCTACCCAAACAACCGCTTTGTACTACAACTATGACGCCCAGCACCAGAAATATCTTTTAGCCCAAATGTCTGATGCTCAATACACGCCACTTTACAACAACTTCTTAGCCGAAGACAAGGCCGCCGCCGCCGAAGGAAAGGAGTCAAATCATGCGCGAGACTTCCTTCAACAAGTTAGTGGATATTACGATAACGATCTCAGAACACATATCGTTGTCGAGATTTATAAAAATACAGCCGACGGCGACAAACCGAAGTTTCTCACCGCTTTACGCGCCATTGACAGCAACCTTGCCTCAAATATTAGCGTTGCTCTTAGTGATGACGAATAA
- a CDS encoding R3H domain-containing nucleic acid-binding protein, with protein sequence MEVILNRTKKLLELMGFSDFSVDAEPEGRRLRIFINEGEWFKPWVPKVVTDLEHVLRLSAKKEDADYVFVDVNNYRKERERLIVEIAKAAARKAVISKAEVALPAMNAYERRLVHTELGVRPDVKTESVGVGGERYVIVKPI encoded by the coding sequence ATGGAAGTAATACTCAACAGGACCAAAAAATTACTTGAACTGATGGGGTTTTCCGATTTCAGCGTGGATGCCGAGCCGGAAGGCCGGCGTTTGCGTATTTTCATCAACGAAGGTGAGTGGTTTAAACCCTGGGTGCCGAAGGTGGTGACGGATTTGGAGCACGTATTGCGGCTTTCAGCGAAAAAAGAAGACGCCGACTATGTGTTTGTGGACGTGAATAACTATCGCAAAGAGCGCGAGCGTTTGATTGTGGAAATTGCGAAGGCCGCGGCGCGCAAAGCGGTGATTTCTAAAGCCGAGGTGGCGTTACCCGCGATGAACGCGTACGAGCGCCGATTGGTGCATACTGAACTAGGGGTCAGACCGGATGTGAAAACTGAAAGTGTCGGCGTCGGCGGCGAACGGTACGTGATCGTGAAGCCGATTTAA
- the rnpA gene encoding ribonuclease P protein component — protein MLAKKFRLTTEAFPLHARQKPSHVERSASFAVKAYPSTADCARVGVVIGKKVDARATARNRIKRQAYDMFGKALPNLPIADYMCIVQPGAQNKTKAELQAELSAILDTKY, from the coding sequence ATGCTGGCAAAGAAGTTTCGCCTGACAACTGAGGCGTTTCCGCTTCACGCGCGTCAAAAACCGTCGCATGTGGAGCGGAGCGCCTCATTTGCCGTTAAAGCATACCCATCTACCGCGGATTGCGCGCGCGTTGGTGTGGTAATCGGAAAAAAAGTAGACGCGCGCGCCACTGCGCGCAACCGCATTAAACGCCAAGCGTATGATATGTTCGGCAAAGCGCTGCCCAATCTCCCCATCGCTGACTATATGTGTATAGTGCAGCCAGGAGCGCAAAACAAAACCAAGGCAGAACTGCAAGCCGAGCTATCCGCAATACTAGATACTAAATACTAG